The bacterium genome includes a window with the following:
- a CDS encoding tetratricopeptide repeat protein, with protein sequence MKWPMRITIFLALALFAAACGGGTTAQTESPYKTPQATQPEDPVPTGANADVVLFNQGVEAVRAGNLQKAENRFRLAVQKNDQFAAAWANLGVALMKLGRYNEAEDAFRKALSVEPENAIAMAGVGQAATRSGNPQDAVAFYNTQISQRPDNLIAKVNMAAVYISQERYSQADSLLREVIEKNGNILDAHTTLAEAYYRSGKPEMAITILNNAMRIDENNSTLRNNLGRYYASLGDWTQAKTYFDQATQSDPTNAAAWANLGAAEIMLNKMTAAGGSLDRAVALDQTNAVAYVNQGIVKRAAGDVDGARQAFERAVQLDPTLANAYLNLGILFEVELKDSARAVENYERYLSYAQYQTDKNELVYEWIKRLK encoded by the coding sequence ATGAAATGGCCCATGCGGATCACGATCTTCCTGGCGCTGGCGTTGTTTGCCGCGGCTTGCGGCGGCGGCACGACCGCGCAGACCGAGTCGCCCTACAAGACGCCCCAGGCAACGCAGCCGGAAGATCCGGTCCCAACGGGCGCGAACGCGGACGTCGTCCTTTTCAACCAGGGCGTCGAGGCGGTCCGCGCCGGCAACCTGCAAAAGGCCGAAAATCGTTTCCGGCTCGCCGTGCAGAAAAACGACCAGTTCGCGGCGGCTTGGGCCAACCTCGGCGTCGCCCTCATGAAACTTGGCCGCTACAACGAGGCCGAGGACGCCTTCCGCAAGGCGCTTTCGGTCGAGCCGGAAAACGCCATTGCCATGGCCGGGGTGGGGCAGGCCGCCACGCGCAGCGGCAATCCTCAGGATGCGGTGGCCTTTTACAACACCCAGATTTCGCAGCGGCCGGACAACCTGATCGCCAAGGTCAACATGGCGGCCGTTTACATCTCACAGGAGCGTTACAGCCAGGCGGATTCCCTGCTGCGCGAGGTCATCGAGAAAAACGGCAACATCCTCGACGCGCACACGACGCTCGCGGAGGCGTACTACCGCTCCGGCAAACCGGAGATGGCGATCACGATTCTGAACAACGCCATGCGCATCGACGAGAACAATTCGACGCTGCGCAACAACCTGGGGCGATATTACGCGTCACTCGGCGACTGGACGCAGGCCAAGACGTATTTCGACCAGGCCACGCAGTCCGATCCGACCAACGCCGCCGCGTGGGCCAATCTGGGCGCCGCGGAAATCATGCTGAACAAAATGACCGCGGCGGGCGGATCGCTTGACCGCGCGGTCGCGTTGGACCAGACCAACGCCGTTGCTTATGTCAATCAGGGCATCGTCAAACGCGCGGCGGGAGACGTCGACGGCGCGAGGCAGGCGTTCGAACGCGCGGTGCAGCTCGATCCCACGCTTGCGAACGCCTACCTGAATCTGGGCATTCTTTTCGAGGTCGAACTCAAGGACAGCGCCCGGGCGGTCGAGAATTATGAAAGGTACCTTTCGTACGCGCAGTACCAGACCGACAAAAACGAATTGGTTTACGAGTGGATCAAGAGACTGAAGTAG
- a CDS encoding 16S rRNA (uracil(1498)-N(3))-methyltransferase, translating into MSRHLVNEIPPVGEDIVLPRSERRHIERVLRLVDGDTIVVFDGRGSAADALLTHAGNDNLVARIVRRHPPLPPPFPELTMIVAAMRGERLESTIEKLTELGAARIVLFEAERTQRRLLLGRSARRVAAAVAAAKQCGRDLLPEIKEVSDIALAVSEAPAVAIRWLADPNGDAPLVPATAADSVAIVIGPEGGLTDDESAIAHAAGFAPVRLSDAILRSDTAAIVAAGLAMMAGGRR; encoded by the coding sequence ATGAGCCGGCACCTGGTGAATGAAATTCCGCCCGTGGGCGAGGACATCGTACTTCCACGATCCGAGCGGCGGCATATCGAACGCGTGCTGCGCCTCGTGGACGGGGATACGATCGTCGTGTTCGATGGCCGGGGATCCGCGGCGGACGCGCTCCTGACGCACGCCGGCAACGACAACCTCGTGGCGCGCATCGTTCGCCGGCATCCGCCCTTGCCGCCGCCGTTCCCCGAATTGACGATGATCGTGGCGGCGATGCGCGGCGAACGGCTCGAATCGACCATCGAAAAGCTGACCGAGCTTGGCGCGGCGCGCATCGTCCTGTTCGAGGCCGAGCGAACGCAGCGGCGGCTGCTTTTGGGCCGGTCCGCCCGGCGCGTGGCGGCGGCCGTCGCGGCGGCCAAGCAATGCGGGCGTGACCTCTTACCCGAAATCAAGGAGGTGTCCGACATCGCGCTTGCCGTTTCGGAGGCGCCTGCCGTCGCGATTCGATGGCTTGCGGACCCCAATGGCGACGCGCCGCTCGTTCCGGCCACGGCCGCGGATAGCGTCGCGATCGTTATCGGTCCCGAGGGCGGGCTGACGGACGATGAAAGCGCCATCGCCCACGCAGCCGGATTCGCGCCGGTGCGTCTTTCGGATGCGATTTTGCGGTCGGACACCGCGGCGATCGTCGCGGCGGGGCTGGCGATGATGGCGGGCGGTCGCCGTTAG
- a CDS encoding tetratricopeptide repeat protein has product MRRGVSTIRIFTLAAVAALAFVLVLPGAARAQNEEADAIKGQIAQLQAQIDELQGKVDGMLAPSQQEERNKLREQIKVLERQLRVKMFEFRNLNRSQSARQADAIRAKYRDQIRALEEQRAAARREAISKFEQILGEAGQPANPGVMFRLSQLYFEESYYQYQRVLDGYDEQIEAGQDPGPPPQVDYSRSIDLYRRVINEFPDYSNVDATYYLLAYALMESERVDEAIESYQTLIERYPDSEYVPESHVRLGEIYFDRGEFNRALYDQAIGHYKQVKPSSRFYDKALYKLGWTYYKLGSYRDKAPYDTAIDYFLQVLRYYHARPSRSLAGGDDLRKESIDYIAISFSEFGDEGFARAERFFNQNTVMEWNAEILMKMADVYFANSEFEEARRAANLYLDRYPEDARNPQVHMKIVESYEREGRWDEAITESERMASLYGPQSAWAEKNKGERKALARAEKTRRGNLLAAATYHHERAQKATDPAAARQEYVAAIASYEALVNDYPEGESSYQAMFQLAEAYYYSDQYASAAEAYHRVASMNPDGKFYRDARFNRVKAWEKQVETEGGLPNKDLREQVVKGGQDMESIGEGRLQQVPLSTAAQSYITALVDYAPEAQAPNTPGDYVFEAGRVQFWHGNVAEANRLFDQVMRDYPGTKAAAAAKFYAIEGAKVAGDYERIQTIIAANPAADATERAREQQIVSTAGLIMAGKLADEGNYAQAIGAYQEAYESAPTSPDAPVALHNTAVILETKLGRIKDANVYLEKVAVEYPKYEQAADDLFHAAVNYERIADFDGAQRAYANFQQVFPQHKDAKNALYNATVLAIKDRDFNQALNLARQYAAAYPGAADRGELIFLTALGMEAADQEAQAAGVYREYAGSFQNDAGNLVQAYAKVGEYEMGAGNSDEAVRNFNLAVGVFERVGSQIPEARKYAAMSKFYLLQPTWNEYQALKFTGDVAADTELLKRKAEMLKNLKDGYEAIATYGDFEYLTAAVYMVGMINREFSESLFQAPVPEDISPEQQDEYIIQLEDIAFPIKQRAQEAFKKNIEKGEQERVRNEWIDKSVQMYRLYDPNFQDQKFETPAVGAPIAFSGATFDLESKASSGATP; this is encoded by the coding sequence GTGCGCCGAGGCGTTTCGACGATACGGATTTTTACGCTCGCGGCCGTTGCCGCGCTGGCGTTTGTTCTTGTCTTGCCCGGCGCCGCGCGCGCGCAAAACGAGGAAGCCGACGCCATCAAGGGCCAGATCGCGCAACTTCAGGCGCAGATCGACGAGTTGCAAGGCAAGGTGGATGGCATGCTGGCGCCCTCGCAACAGGAGGAGCGCAACAAACTTCGCGAGCAGATCAAGGTGCTCGAGCGCCAGCTTCGCGTGAAGATGTTCGAATTCCGCAACCTGAACCGCAGCCAGTCCGCGCGCCAGGCCGACGCGATCCGCGCCAAATACCGCGACCAGATCCGGGCGCTCGAGGAACAACGGGCCGCCGCGCGGCGCGAGGCGATCTCCAAGTTCGAGCAAATCCTCGGCGAAGCCGGCCAACCCGCGAATCCGGGCGTCATGTTCCGCCTGTCCCAGCTCTATTTCGAGGAAAGCTACTATCAGTACCAGCGCGTCCTCGACGGCTACGACGAGCAGATCGAGGCCGGCCAGGATCCGGGCCCGCCGCCGCAGGTCGACTATTCGCGCTCGATCGATCTCTATCGGCGCGTCATCAACGAATTCCCCGATTACAGCAACGTCGACGCGACGTATTACCTGCTGGCGTACGCGCTCATGGAATCCGAACGCGTGGACGAGGCGATCGAAAGCTATCAGACGCTCATCGAGCGCTACCCGGACAGCGAATACGTCCCCGAATCGCACGTACGCTTGGGCGAGATTTATTTCGACCGGGGCGAATTCAATCGTGCGCTCTACGATCAGGCGATCGGCCACTACAAGCAGGTCAAGCCGTCCTCGCGATTTTACGACAAGGCGCTCTACAAGCTCGGCTGGACCTATTACAAGCTCGGTTCCTATCGCGACAAGGCGCCCTACGACACCGCGATCGACTACTTCCTGCAGGTCTTGCGCTATTACCACGCACGCCCCTCCCGGTCGCTCGCCGGCGGGGACGATCTGCGCAAGGAGTCGATCGACTACATCGCGATCTCCTTCTCCGAGTTCGGAGACGAGGGATTCGCGCGCGCCGAGCGGTTTTTCAACCAGAACACGGTGATGGAATGGAACGCGGAAATCTTGATGAAGATGGCCGATGTCTATTTCGCCAACTCGGAGTTTGAAGAGGCTCGCCGCGCGGCGAACCTTTATCTCGATCGCTATCCCGAAGACGCGCGCAATCCGCAGGTCCACATGAAGATCGTGGAAAGCTACGAACGCGAGGGCCGCTGGGACGAGGCGATCACCGAAAGCGAGCGCATGGCCTCGCTGTACGGGCCGCAAAGCGCCTGGGCCGAGAAAAACAAGGGCGAGCGTAAGGCGTTGGCTCGGGCCGAAAAGACGCGCCGGGGCAATTTGCTCGCCGCCGCGACCTATCACCACGAACGCGCGCAGAAGGCGACCGATCCCGCCGCCGCGCGCCAGGAATACGTCGCCGCCATCGCAAGCTACGAGGCGCTCGTCAACGACTATCCCGAAGGCGAGTCAAGCTACCAGGCGATGTTCCAACTCGCCGAGGCGTATTACTATTCCGATCAATACGCGAGTGCCGCCGAGGCGTATCACCGCGTCGCATCCATGAATCCCGACGGAAAATTCTATCGCGACGCCCGGTTCAACCGCGTGAAGGCCTGGGAAAAGCAGGTCGAGACCGAGGGCGGGCTGCCCAACAAGGATCTGCGCGAGCAGGTCGTCAAGGGCGGACAGGACATGGAATCCATCGGCGAGGGTCGCCTGCAGCAGGTTCCGCTTTCGACCGCGGCCCAAAGCTACATCACCGCGCTCGTGGATTACGCCCCCGAGGCCCAGGCGCCCAACACGCCCGGCGACTACGTCTTCGAGGCGGGCCGCGTTCAGTTCTGGCACGGAAACGTCGCCGAGGCCAATCGGCTCTTCGATCAGGTGATGCGCGATTACCCCGGCACCAAGGCCGCCGCCGCCGCGAAGTTCTACGCCATCGAGGGCGCCAAGGTCGCCGGCGATTACGAACGCATCCAGACGATCATCGCCGCGAATCCCGCGGCCGACGCCACCGAGCGCGCGCGAGAACAGCAGATCGTCTCGACCGCGGGCCTGATCATGGCCGGCAAGCTCGCCGACGAGGGCAATTACGCGCAGGCGATCGGCGCCTATCAGGAAGCCTACGAAAGCGCGCCGACATCGCCGGACGCGCCCGTCGCGCTGCACAACACCGCCGTCATCCTCGAGACCAAGCTTGGCCGCATCAAGGACGCCAACGTGTACCTCGAAAAGGTCGCCGTCGAATATCCCAAATACGAGCAGGCCGCGGACGATCTCTTCCACGCGGCCGTCAACTACGAACGTATCGCCGATTTCGACGGTGCGCAGCGCGCCTACGCGAACTTCCAGCAGGTGTTCCCGCAACACAAGGACGCCAAGAACGCGCTCTACAACGCGACCGTACTGGCGATCAAGGACCGCGATTTCAATCAGGCGCTCAATCTGGCCCGCCAGTATGCCGCGGCCTACCCGGGCGCGGCCGATCGCGGCGAGCTCATCTTCCTCACCGCCTTGGGAATGGAAGCGGCCGATCAAGAGGCCCAGGCCGCCGGCGTTTATCGCGAATACGCGGGTAGCTTCCAGAATGACGCCGGCAATCTCGTCCAGGCTTACGCAAAGGTCGGCGAATACGAAATGGGCGCCGGCAATTCCGACGAGGCCGTTCGCAATTTCAATCTCGCCGTCGGCGTGTTCGAACGGGTCGGTTCGCAGATTCCCGAGGCGCGCAAATACGCCGCCATGTCCAAATTCTATCTGCTGCAACCGACGTGGAACGAATATCAGGCGCTGAAGTTCACCGGCGACGTGGCGGCGGACACCGAGTTGCTCAAGCGCAAGGCGGAGATGCTCAAGAACCTCAAGGACGGCTACGAGGCGATCGCCACCTACGGCGACTTCGAATACCTTACCGCCGCCGTTTACATGGTCGGCATGATCAACCGGGAGTTTTCCGAGTCGCTCTTCCAGGCGCCGGTCCCCGAGGACATATCGCCCGAACAGCAGGACGAATACATCATCCAGCTCGAGGACATCGCCTTCCCGATCAAGCAGCGCGCCCAGGAAGCCTTCAAGAAAAACATCGAGAAGGGTGAGCAGGAGCGCGTGCGTAACGAGTGGATCGACAAATCCGTGCAGATGTATCGCCTTTACGACCCGAACTTCCAGGATCAGAAATTCGAAACGCCGGCCGTCGGCGCGCCGATCGCATTTTCCGGTGCGACCTTCGATCTTGAATCGAAGGCCTCCTCGGGGGCGACGCCATGA
- a CDS encoding response regulator: MIGSLAQELPLEFDRAEGSADSRPHVMVVDDEPINLRLIGKLLNARGYDRHTLISDPTTVIERVQAERPDVLLLDIMMPQISGLEVLRQLKENESTRFLPVIVLTAVDDESVKSEALELGALEFLPKPFNNTELALRLRNVLKLKKYQDWLHNENRHLENIVAERSRQLMRSRFEVVRRLAKAAEFRDNETGRHVIRVSMYAAEIARGLGLSDDDVELVYQTTPMHDLGKIGIPDNILLKPGKLTDDEFAEMKRHTIIGFEMLMERLPKPDDVRTTLSGTFDDDERNPLITTSSMIALTHHEKLDGSGYPFGLSGTQIPLEGRIVAVADVFDALQAARPYKDPFPLERCLAILRESSGTHFDPAVVDVFFKRLDKIRIIQTEYAEPIR, from the coding sequence GTGATCGGCTCCCTCGCACAAGAACTACCGCTCGAATTCGACCGAGCGGAAGGATCCGCCGACTCCCGCCCGCACGTGATGGTCGTCGATGACGAGCCCATCAATTTGCGGCTCATCGGCAAGCTGCTTAACGCGCGGGGTTACGATCGCCACACGCTGATTTCGGATCCCACGACCGTCATCGAGCGCGTGCAGGCCGAACGGCCGGACGTCCTTCTTCTCGACATCATGATGCCGCAGATCAGCGGCCTCGAGGTGCTGCGCCAGTTGAAGGAAAACGAATCGACGCGTTTTTTGCCCGTCATCGTCCTGACCGCCGTCGACGACGAATCCGTCAAAAGCGAGGCGCTCGAACTTGGCGCGCTCGAATTCCTGCCCAAGCCGTTCAACAACACCGAGCTCGCGCTGCGCCTGCGCAACGTGCTCAAGCTGAAGAAATACCAGGACTGGCTGCACAACGAGAATCGCCACCTGGAAAACATCGTCGCCGAGCGCAGCCGTCAACTGATGCGTTCGCGCTTCGAGGTTGTCCGGCGTCTCGCGAAGGCGGCCGAGTTTCGCGACAACGAAACCGGCCGACACGTCATCCGCGTCAGCATGTATGCCGCGGAGATTGCACGCGGCCTTGGCCTGTCGGATGACGACGTGGAGCTTGTCTATCAGACGACGCCGATGCACGACCTCGGCAAGATCGGCATCCCCGACAACATCCTGCTCAAACCCGGCAAGCTCACCGACGACGAGTTCGCCGAAATGAAGCGACACACCATCATCGGGTTCGAAATGCTGATGGAGCGCTTGCCCAAACCCGACGACGTCCGCACGACGCTGTCGGGCACCTTTGACGACGACGAACGCAATCCGCTCATCACGACCTCGTCGATGATCGCGTTGACGCACCACGAAAAACTGGACGGAAGCGGCTATCCGTTCGGGCTGTCGGGCACCCAGATTCCGCTTGAAGGCCGCATCGTGGCCGTCGCCGATGTGTTCGACGCGCTGCAAGCCGCGCGCCCTTACAAGGACCCGTTCCCTCTCGAACGCTGCCTGGCCATCCTGCGCGAGTCGTCGGGCACGCACTTCGACCCCGCCGTCGTCGACGTCTTTTTCAAGCGCCTCGACAAGATCCGCATCATCCAGACGGAATACGCGGAGCCAATCCGGTAA
- a CDS encoding flagellin FliC, whose product MPIRITNNVASINAQRNVTRSQSGLQKALERLSSGYRINRAGDDAAGLAISEKLRSNIRALQQASRNGSDGIALVQIVEGAMAEISNMMVRMKELAEQAATGTIGTTERGYLNLEYQALRLEVNRISDSTRYNETTLLDGTLDVNVQIGLSNGTNDVINIALPDVDATALGLGTSISTVTQSTAALGSTTAAISNIASRRASLGALQNRLESVVASIDNVVENLTAAESRIRDVDIAAETATLTKYNILLQAGVSVLTQANQAPQVALALLQN is encoded by the coding sequence ATGCCGATTCGCATCACCAACAACGTCGCGTCCATCAACGCGCAGCGGAACGTGACACGCTCCCAGTCCGGGCTGCAAAAGGCCCTGGAGCGCCTGTCGTCGGGCTATCGCATCAATCGCGCGGGCGACGATGCGGCGGGCCTTGCGATCTCCGAAAAGCTGCGCTCCAACATCCGCGCGCTGCAACAGGCCTCGCGCAACGGCTCCGACGGCATCGCCCTCGTGCAGATCGTCGAAGGCGCCATGGCCGAGATCAGCAACATGATGGTGCGCATGAAGGAGCTCGCCGAGCAGGCCGCGACCGGCACGATCGGCACGACCGAGCGCGGTTACCTGAACCTCGAATACCAGGCGCTTCGCCTCGAGGTGAACCGCATCTCCGATTCGACGCGCTACAACGAGACGACGCTTCTGGACGGCACGCTCGACGTGAACGTGCAGATCGGCCTTTCGAACGGAACAAACGACGTCATCAACATCGCCCTGCCCGATGTCGACGCCACCGCGCTCGGCCTGGGGACGAGCATCTCCACGGTGACGCAGTCGACCGCGGCGCTCGGCTCTACGACGGCCGCGATCAGCAACATCGCCAGCCGCCGTGCCTCGCTCGGCGCGCTGCAGAATCGACTTGAATCGGTCGTCGCCAGCATCGACAACGTGGTCGAGAACCTGACGGCCGCGGAAAGCCGCATCCGCGACGTGGACATCGCCGCGGAAACCGCGACGCTGACCAAATACAACATCCTCCTGCAAGCGGGTGTCTCCGTCCTGACGCAGGCCAACCAGGCGCCGCAGGTCGCGCTGGCCCTGCTGCAGAACTGA
- a CDS encoding 50S ribosomal protein L11 methyltransferase, which yields MSFQIEVIVNRPEHLEAIANRMGEISGNAVEIRDEGKPARVLSWVADESLAGTQGREIAAYLDALSELWGEKPGEVRVSPIDDEDWSESWKRYFRPLRIGERIVVRPSWEDYETALDEIAVVIDPASAFGTGQHETTAMALEFVDRQARLRPGATFGDMGTGSGILAIAAVRLGFAFACGVDVDAAAARAAHENAIRNEVGDATAFFAATPEGVFAWFDVVAANLDSPTLIRHAEDLSRLVAPGGVIGATGIFHDRRDDVEKAFAEYGLSVTGEEKRAGWVLLELSRNGA from the coding sequence ATGAGCTTTCAGATCGAAGTCATCGTCAATCGGCCCGAGCATCTTGAGGCGATTGCGAATCGCATGGGCGAAATCTCCGGAAACGCGGTGGAGATTCGAGACGAAGGCAAGCCCGCGCGCGTCCTTTCCTGGGTCGCCGACGAGTCGCTGGCCGGTACGCAGGGGCGCGAGATCGCGGCCTATCTCGACGCGTTGAGCGAACTTTGGGGGGAAAAGCCCGGCGAGGTTCGCGTGTCGCCCATCGACGACGAGGACTGGTCCGAATCGTGGAAACGCTATTTCCGGCCCTTGAGGATCGGCGAGCGCATCGTGGTTCGTCCGTCGTGGGAGGATTACGAAACCGCGCTCGACGAAATCGCTGTCGTCATCGACCCGGCGAGCGCGTTTGGTACGGGCCAGCACGAAACGACGGCGATGGCGCTGGAATTCGTCGACCGCCAGGCGCGCCTTCGTCCCGGCGCGACGTTCGGCGACATGGGCACCGGATCCGGGATCCTCGCGATCGCGGCGGTGCGACTCGGGTTTGCCTTCGCGTGCGGCGTCGATGTCGACGCTGCGGCGGCGCGCGCCGCGCACGAGAATGCGATCCGGAACGAGGTCGGCGACGCGACCGCGTTTTTCGCGGCGACGCCCGAAGGCGTGTTCGCCTGGTTTGACGTGGTCGCCGCGAACCTCGATTCGCCAACGCTCATCCGCCACGCCGAGGATCTTTCGCGGCTCGTCGCGCCCGGCGGCGTCATCGGCGCGACGGGCATTTTCCACGACCGGCGCGACGACGTGGAAAAGGCGTTCGCGGAATACGGCCTTTCTGTCACCGGCGAGGAAAAGCGCGCGGGCTGGGTGCTTTTGGAGCTTTCGAGAAACGGGGCATGA